The following proteins are encoded in a genomic region of Zea mays cultivar B73 chromosome 9, Zm-B73-REFERENCE-NAM-5.0, whole genome shotgun sequence:
- the LOC100502325 gene encoding putative O-Glycosyl hydrolase superfamily protein precursor, with the protein MIRRQPGMDRFLQLLAAGVAVLLLVAPPAMADDDIVEVGVNWGSQLSHPLLPGSVVKMLKANRIARVKMFDADSWPVGALVDSGIEVMLGIPNDMLETMSSSYGNAQDWVKENVTAYGDKLKLKYVAVGNEPFLKAYNGSFMKTTFPALKNIQKALDEAGVGNTVKAVVPLNADVYVSPDDKPSSGAFRPDINGLMTDMVKFLHDHGAPFVVNIYPFLSLYQSDNFPFEFAFFDGGKNIQDKGGVTYSNVFDANYDTLVHALKKAGVPDLKVIVGEAGWPTDGNKYANFKLARRFYDGLLRKLAKNEGTPVRKGKMEVYLFGLFDEDMKSIAPGNFERHWGIFTYDGKPKFPIDLTGQGHEKLLSPVTDVKYLPNQWCVFDDGAEDKSKLPSNVQYACASGDCTALGYGCSCNGLDEKSNISYAFNMYFQMQDQDVRACDFEGLAKITDKNASTRGCLFPVQIISASARVAPALLLAALLALLVIVFV; encoded by the exons ATGATCAGGCGACAACCCGGCATGGATCGGTTCCTGCAGCTGCTGGCCGCCGGCGTGGCCGTGCTACTGCTAGTGGCACCGCCGGCCATGGCTGACGACGACATTGTAGAAGTCGGCGTCAACTGGGGTTCGCAGCTCTCGCACCCGCTTCTCCCCGGCTCCGTGGTGAAGATGCTCAAGGCGAACCGCATCGCCAGGGTCAAGATGTTCGACGCCGACTCCTGGCCCGTCGGCGCGCTCGTCGACTCCGGCATTGAGGTCATGCTCGGCATCCCCAACGACATGCTCGAGACCATGAGCAGCAGCTACGGCAACGCCCAGGATTGGGTCAAGGAGAACGTCACCGCCTACGGTGACAAGCTTAAGCTCAA GTATGTGGCAGTGGGGAACGAGCCATTTCTCAAGGCATACAACGGGTCATTCATGAAGACCACCTTCCCGGCGCTCAAGAACATCCAGAAGGCCCTTGACGAGGCCGGCGTCGGCAACACCGTGAAGGCAGTCGTCCCGCTCAACGCCGACGTCTACGTCTCCCCGGACGACAAGCCATCTTCCGGCGCGTTCCGGCCTGACATCAACGGCCTCATGACCGACATGGTCAAGTTCCTGCACGACCACGGCGCGCCCTTCGTCGTCAACATCTACCCCTTCCTCAGCCTGTACCAGAGCGACAACTTCCCCTTCGAGTTCGCCTTCTTCGACGGCGGCAAGAACATCCAGGACAAGGGCGGCGTCACCTACTCCAATGTGTTCGACGCCAACTACGACACGCTCGTGCACGCGCTGAAGAAGGCCGGCGTGCCCGACCTCAAGGTCATCGTCGGCGAGGCCGGCTGGCCTACCGATGGCAACAAGTACGCCAACTTCAAGCTGGCGCGGCGGTTCTACGACGGGCTCCTCAGGAAGCTGGCCAAGAACGAAGGCACCCCGGTCCGGAAGGGCAAGATGGAGGTCTACCTGTTCGGCCTATTCGACGAGGACATGAAGAGCATCGCGCCGGGGAACTTCGAGCGGCACTGGGGCATCTTCACCTACGACGGCAAGCCCAAGTTCCCCATCGACCTGACGGGGCAGGGCCACGAAAAGCTCCTCTCCCCAGTTACCGACGTTAAGTACCTCCCGAACCAGTGGTGCGTGTTCGACGACGGGGCCGAGGACAAGTCCAAGCTGCCTAGCAACGTCCAGTATGCATGTGCgagcggcgactgcacggcactcggCTATGGCTGCTCCTGCAATGGGCTGGACGAGAAGAGCAACATCTCCTACGCGTTCAACATGTACTTCCAGATGCAGGACCAGGATGTGCGCGCCTGCGACTTCGAAGGGCTTGCCAAGATCACAGACAAGAACGCCTCCACGCGCGGCTGCCTGTTCCCGGTCCAGATAATCAGTGCCAGTGCTCGGGTGGCGCCAGCTCTATTGCTGGCGGCGCTATTGGCATTGCTTGTGATTGTGTTCGTGTAG